Within Oreochromis niloticus isolate F11D_XX linkage group LG2, O_niloticus_UMD_NMBU, whole genome shotgun sequence, the genomic segment GGAATGAAGAGATGTGGATGAAGTGATTTACCCATCATGCCCAGTGCCTACCATACAAGCCTGTTGGGGCAGTGTTATGTCTGGGCTTCCTTCAGTTGGTCAGGTCTACATTCAGAAATGCTATGTGCtcaaaaaaaatcagctgaatATACCGAATGACCAGGTTTTTCCATCAGGATGACAAAGGCAGGATTCACCAGACTCAGACTGAGAAAGAGTGATTCAGGAAGCATGAGACATTATTTCACACATGGACTGGCCAACACAGAGTAGAGACCCTAACCTCAATGAGAAACGTTTAACCTAAAAGAAGAGTCTAAAGTTAAAGAGATGATGTTAAAACAAAAGGGATACCAAAAATCAAGAGTACAAACTTGAATGTGGGTCAGATTCTGCCACAGTCACTACGGATTGTAAATGGGTTTGTATGTCTGGCAGGGTTATGTCGTGTACTGGGTGTCTGCCAGGCGCACCCTCTCTGTGAGCGCGCTCAGTAGGCCACAGTGTGGGAGAAACAGATGGCGCTCCCTCCCTCGCTTTCTTTCTCttgctctctgtctctggttCTCTAATAAGCAGCCACCTCATTGTGTAATTAAAAGGGCTTCTTTACTGTAATTGAACCGCATGTCATTTTCATCCTCTCGCACATATGAACCAGGGGGCTGGCAACATTACAGAAAGATCACACGATTACTTGAGAACCAATTAAAAGGTGTCAGCTCTGTAATGTATTCAATTCTATATGATAATCTTATTATCTGCTTCTGAGCCATTAAGGTTATTGTCAGACAATAAGCTAGAAATGATTAAAAGTCACTGAGAATTCAGTGTGAATCATATTCATTCTAATATTAGACAGTTCAGTTAGATGCAGACACCTTATCTTAATTTATCTTAATCTTACTTCAAAAGGCAAAATATCAATGAAGTGTAATTCTTAAGGAAAAACAGGGTATGTGGACAACATCAGAAGAAATGATTTCACTACAATTCTGAGAAAAATTGACTACTAATGACTTACAAGCAGATTAGTACATggctataaaaaaataatttcttcctATATGTTAACTTGctctgtgtgttgtgttgtgtgtgtttccaggtCCTAAATGAAGCTGTAGGAGCGCTGATGTACCACACTATCACTCTAATGAGAGAAGACCTGGAGAAGTTTAAAGCTCTGCGTATCATCGTCCGAATCGGCAGCGGTTACGACAACATTGATATTAAATCTGCTGGAGAACTCGGTAGGAACATGCACACATACGTGCACACATTTGCATAATAGCAAAATTGTGCTTCCCAGCTGTTTCAGTGCTCTGTCTTAAAGACACAGGCAGAACTGGCACAGATTTTAATTTTCCTGTTAGTAATCTAACAAGAAATTTAGCGTCTCTGACAATTTGGTCTACTGTATTGTTGCAACAGCCAAGTTCGACTTTGTTGTTGCCAAACCTGTTTTACTTGTTCAGCTTcttattatattttatgttttaaaatacTTAAGATGAGCATTGGCGTATGATTTTATTATTCAATAAACACCGATCCAGTCTTTGGTATGACCGACTGTCCTTCCTATGTAAGGGGGGGAAGTGGCTTCATTTAGTAAAGAGATGCTTTTTCCAAAATTAAGCACAAATTTCATCACACTTATGCTGTTCCTTACTTTCTATTGTAAATTTACTCTTGCAATGATGGATGTTAACTTTTAATGTgtccaaaatttaaaataaaaaagacaaacaaagcatttaaagcagttttttttttgcatgcttTGGGAACAGAGCTGGCTATAAACACAGATGTaacacccacctgctgtttaaacCTTTTGTTCTTGCGGAACAGCCAATCACAAGAATCCTGGCGTAAAGAGCGTGAGAAGTGAGCCAAATCTGTAAAGACATTTTGGAAATTGGAATAATAGGGCccctttaaatatatatatttttttaagtaatttaaTATACGAAACACGAAAAAGTCAACTGCAAGCTGTGTAAATGCATATGACCTAAACATTAACAAATTTTAAACTTCCTAGCTACCAGTTCCTGTTGCATTGtttgcaaaaaatctgtaaTAGAAAAAAGgagaactttttaaaaactcagtTTGCTCCTGCAACAGCCTGAACTTTACTAACTTCCCTTATCTTCTTCTACCGAGAGCCTCTGCCATTTTAAAGTGTCGAGTAGTTTTGTATTTTgacggggggaaaaaaaactgctgacACCTACAGCTCGTACTTCCCCACAAAAATAGCTTTCACCAAACTTCATTTCTCTCTCAAAATGGTTTTTAAAAGCTGTTACCAATCCTTATCTGCTTTCTGGTCCAACAGGCATAGCTGTATGTAATATGCCAGCCGCCTCCGTGGAGGAAACGGCAGATTCCACGCTGTGTCACATCCTCACCTTGTACCGACGCACCACCTGGCTGCATCAGGTTTGTAGCTCCGTGTGGCTGATAAAAGAGTCTCAAATTAAATGGATTTAAGCGACTTATATTAAATGTCTTGGTTAGTGGTGTGCATTCGGTTATCACAATTTTAGTTTCGACAGTTACTAATCAGAAAAATTGAAAcgttcattcattttctttagAATGTGGCTGTATTTGAAAGACGTTGATGTAAGATGTAGAAGGTACAGTAAAATGATTTGTTCCTCAAATCATTATTTAGACTTATCACCTGAAACGACTTAGACTTTGGTCATTAAGTCCAGATATTATGATGTATGGCTGGATCATGTTAAACTGTAACGTTTGTGTGCTCTGCCTTGTATATGCGTGTAATAACTAATTGGTATTCGCGCCAGGCTCTGCGGGAGGGGACCCGTGTTCAGAGCGTGGAACAGATCCGTGAGGTGGCATCGGGAGCGGCGAGGATCAGAGGAGAGACCCTGGGACTCATAGGGCTCGGTGAGTAACAACACAAAGACGAACATATGTGCAGCAGAGCTCAGCAATACACACCGAGGTCAGCATGCTGAGGTGCTCACAGTGATAATACTAACACGCAGGTACAATGTTTGGTCAGCTGGTCAGAATGCTgtgctgtctgtttgtttttaaatttccagTGATCGAACATTTGTTCTGTCGTTTCTAGTTTGATTTTGGGAAGTTTTGTCTTTAGCTCAGCTAAATTGGCTTCCCAAGGGGTTACTGTCAATAAAATGTAAGCGGATTAACCAGAAGCAATGCAAATCTCTTCCATGTACCTTCTAAAAGGTTTTTCCAGTAATAATGAGCAAACGTCAGAGAATCGCAGTATGTAATTTGTGTtagcaaaagacaaaaagcgGAATATTAGATGCACGTGGATATATTCTATTGTGGCTTCTTTTTAATAGCACATTCAAATGgttttatatatctatatgtttgcagtttttctaGTGCCCCTGCATGAGTAGTGATGTTAATGTAATTCCACGCCTGCGGGTATTCCTGTGTTTCTAGGTCGAGTGGGCCAGGCTGTAGCCCTGCGAGCCAAGGCCTTTGGCTTCAGTGTGATTTTCTATGACCCTTATTTGGCTGACGGTGTAGAAAGATCCCTGGGATTACAAAGGGTCACCACACTACAGGTAAAACACACACTTGTGAAACCATTTTATGTTTTAAACATCAGCCTCTTTTCACCTATTTACTTATGCTTACCTATACTTATACTGGGCTTTGGTGTATCTCCTCAGTTCATGCTTTGTATGATATAAGCTTTATTCTGACTGCCTGCCCCTAATTAACATGTGAGCACGACCCCTGAGCCCAGCTCTGACCGTATTAAGGCTATTGTTGACAACATAGAGACCCAACAGTGCAAAAAATTGGTAGAAAGCCAGTGTTTAAATTAATGTGAAACTATTGCTGTCACAGTATACGCATGACAGAAAATGAGGAGAAGCAGAGCAAAATGCACCTGTGTCAAGAATGAATACTTATTGCTTTGCACAAATATCAGCAAAGCACCTGTCACACAGCAGTGCTCACCTGCGTGTGTGCCAAAAACAATTTCCACTCAGCTCGTATTTAACCAATAAGAGCTCATCACTAGCACAGCATTTAAATGGATTCAGACTAAATCCTCTTTTTACAGGGAAACAAATCCTTTGTCTCCATTTCTCTTTGCTGACAAAAATGCTTTCTCCACAATCCGCCGTGACAAATACGCATTTATTGCAATGGTGCTGTGACCACTGTGTGTGGAAAAGGAGGGACGCCACCTCGTGCTAAGTAACAGTAACTGTCGTCTGGACCTGGTTCAACATTTCTGTTGGGATTGGGATTTAGTGGctccttttttctcctcctcaggATCTGCTCTTCCACTCTGACTGTGTGTCTCTGCACTGCAGCCTCAACGAACACAACCACCACCTGATCAACGACTTCACTATCAAACAGGTAAAGAGGGGCATTCACACTCATCACCCAGCACACGCAACACTGAGCAGGTACACGGAAGCATAAATGATTTCTTTATCCTCACGTCAACTACTGAGTCCCATAGCCATAAACATTAAAGAGGCGTATACCCAGGGAAGCCCACCATTTTACAGAGTAATGAGGTTCTGTACTCTCTGCACCACGTCTGAAGGACTATCACATATTGGCTTTTCTCCTTAAAGGATTTTAGCTTTAAACACTTCTACCCTAACTGGGAGAGGATAAGTGAAAAGACAATTGCTCAGTGTAGGCCCATAAAATATTACTGGAAATTCTGCACTGTGAGCAGAaaatgtgatttcttttttattagcTTTACCGAAAGGGatttgtttcatatttaatATCACCGAGTCTTTATGTACAGGGGCACCGgtcttaaaatgtaaatgtgctgtAAAGCTCAACTGAACATATAtcactgactgtgtgtgtgtgtctgtgtgtgttaaagATGCGTCAGGGGGCGTTTCTGGTGAACACAGCAAGGGGGGGACTGGTGGATGAGAAGGCTCTGGCTCAGGCCTTGAAGGAGGGAAGGATACGTGGAGCTGCCCTGGATGTTCACGAGTCAGAGCCTTTCAGGTAAGCTCCTGTTTTAGAGCTAACTGCTAGCTATATTTGACTTTATCGTTAATGAATTCATGAGTTGCATCAATGctactggccactttattaggtatgtATTCAACTGCtgattaatgcaaatatctaatcggCTAATCgtatggcagcaactcagtcaAGGCAACCATCAGAATGTTAAAGAAAGATGATTTAACTGATTTTGAACACGGCATAGTTTTGGTGCtggtatttcagaaactgctgatccgctgggatttcacacaaccatCTGTAAGGTTtacagaaaatagaaaaagagaaaaaaatctattaaGTGGTAGTTCTCTGCGagaaaatgctttgttgatgccagaggtcagaggtcaatggccagactgctttgagctgatagcaAGATAACAGTAATCTCAACTAACCACTCAGtgcaaccaaggtatgcagaagaacatctctgaatgcacaacccATTGAAACTTGAATCAGATGGCCTACAGTAGCAGAAGAGGAACAGGACACTGAGGCTAAAACTCACAACGGTTCACCAAAATTGGATAATAGAAGATTGCccggtctgatgagtctcaatttctgctgcagtCTTTAGATGGAAGGGTCAGGCTCTGAAAGCATGGATCCGCCCTACCCTGTATTGGCGTGGGGAATATTTTCTCGGCACACTTTAGGCCCTTGCTGTCAAGTGAGCATCATTTGAAAGCCATAACCTAGCTGAGCATTGTTGCCTACCCTCTCTATCCtattatgaccacagtgtacccattttCTGATGACTGCTTCCAGCAgcataacacaccatgtcacgaAACTCAcataatgtcaaactgtttttttgAACATAGCGATCAGTTCATGTCCTCAAATAGCCTCCATAGTCAGCAGATGTTCATCCAATATTGCACCTTAGAGATGTGATAGAATgggagatttgcatcatggactggcagctgacaaatctgcatgATGGTATCATATCTTATGGAGCAAAATCATTGTTGAATATTTGCAGCATCTTACTTAATCTCTGCCATGAATAATTAGGGGCAGTTTACAAAAATGTTTCCtaattttatgtttattatcatggtattcaatgacatttgtgccACAGCATAGGTCatcaatcaaaacaaaacaaaagcctttTTATGAGTATCACTAAGTGGTGCACAAAATCATTTTGCTGCAGCTCAGAGTGATTGCTCTGCTTGTGTATTTGTCAGTTTCAGTCAGGGTCCGCTCAAAGATGCCCCCAATCTGATTTGCACACCACACGCCGCCTGGTACAGCGAACAGGCATCACTGGAAATGCGAGAGGAAGCAGCCAGGGAGATCCGAAGGGCTGTGACAGGTAGTGCACACACACggtcacagaaacacaaactttAGCAGACAGCATGACTTCTGATGAAAAACGTCCAAAAAGTGGTATTTTAAGGAATTCCATGCTTCTTGTTGAGGAATTTTAAGGgccttctttccttttcttctatcctattttttcttctttttttttaggccGCATCCCAGACAGTCTAAAGAACTGCGTCAATAAAGAGTTCCTCACCCAAAACAACCACTGGGCAGGTGTTGACCCAGCTACCGTCCACCCTGAGCTCAATGGGGCATACAGGTAACAACCAGCAATTACTTGACTGGGTTTTTAGTTGTTCCTTCTTTTGGTATTATTACTACATATTTTCCAACTATATGGAAACCCTAACCCTTAAGGTTTCAGGGTGAAAGAGCTACAATCATCAGTTGatgtttgtgttggtctttcaaaTATACTCAAGCTTTAAAGGAGCATGCTGCTGCCCTGTTGACTTCCAGTCTGTTAGTGCTCGCAGATGTGATGACAGCTCTGACTACACACGATAAGAGAGGTGGCACGGCAGTCTATAATTATACTGATGGGTAGACAGCGTCGCTGCCTGCCATGAGGAATTCAGCCAGGCAATGTCAGCACAACAAAACACTGGCTGCTGGGGTATTGAAAAGTGCTTGCAGGGTGTATCACATCCTGAAATAGCAACACAGTTCAGCTTACCAAACACTGCACTGCATCTACTACGCAAAGCACTGTTTGGTGATGTGAAGAAGGTAATAAATATCCCACTTATAATTATTAGTTTATATTCAAATTAGATTTctgcaaaccacaaaaaatgGAGGCCAAATTTCTGTACGTACAGCAAATCTAAATATTCAACAGCGACACATAATAATCAAACATGCTGTCATAATCGGAAGTAGTGTCAGTGTTGTTTTGCTAGTTTTCTGGATTTCTGTTGGCCATGGGGTTTTTAAGTGGTCTTTAATGTTTAACATGTGACATGGTTATGTCACTCTTTTATCATTTATGCGATTCCTGTTTTTATCCATTCTAAGATGTTTAGTGtttagctttgtttttgttgagtGCTTGAAAGCTTGAAATGAAcagcccccaccccaccctgTAATCATGTGAGTCATTGAAGGTCATATGACCCAAGGTGTGGGTTATTACTGTCATGGGGTCAAGGTGTGAATCCTTTCTAAGACACTACCCTATGAGTTATTAAGGTTGCATAAGTGAATTTACAAAAATGTCTTTAATCATAGTTTCACTGCATTTAAGATGACtcagttctttttttctcctcagatTTTATTCTCTCCCCATCTCTGTCACCTCCAGGTATCCCCCAGGAGTAGTGAACTTGCCATCTGGCGGCCTCCCTCCCCCTGTTGAAGGCATTGTACCGAGCGCCGTGCCAATCGCGCACACCCTTCCGCCCGCCGTCACACACCCTCCTCACGCCCCGTCTCCCGGACAGAACACAGTGA encodes:
- the LOC100694320 gene encoding C-terminal-binding protein 1 isoform X3, encoding MGSSHLLNKGMPLGIRPPIMNGPMHPRPLVALLDGRDCTVEMPILKDVATVAFCDAQSTQEIHEKVLNEAVGALMYHTITLMREDLEKFKALRIIVRIGSGYDNIDIKSAGELGIAVCNMPAASVEETADSTLCHILTLYRRTTWLHQALREGTRVQSVEQIREVASGAARIRGETLGLIGLGRVGQAVALRAKAFGFSVIFYDPYLADGVERSLGLQRVTTLQDLLFHSDCVSLHCSLNEHNHHLINDFTIKQMRQGAFLVNTARGGLVDEKALAQALKEGRIRGAALDVHESEPFSFSQGPLKDAPNLICTPHAAWYSEQASLEMREEAAREIRRAVTGRIPDSLKNCVNKEFLTQNNHWAGVDPATVHPELNGAYRFYSLPISVTSRYPPGVVNLPSGGLPPPVEGIVPSAVPIAHTLPPAVTHPPHAPSPGQNTVKPPEGDREQHPNDQL
- the LOC100694320 gene encoding C-terminal-binding protein 1 isoform X2, coding for MQGIRPPIMNGPMHPRPLVALLDGRDCTVEMPILKDVATVAFCDAQSTQEIHEKVLNEAVGALMYHTITLMREDLEKFKALRIIVRIGSGYDNIDIKSAGELGIAVCNMPAASVEETADSTLCHILTLYRRTTWLHQALREGTRVQSVEQIREVASGAARIRGETLGLIGLGRVGQAVALRAKAFGFSVIFYDPYLADGVERSLGLQRVTTLQDLLFHSDCVSLHCSLNEHNHHLINDFTIKQMRQGAFLVNTARGGLVDEKALAQALKEGRIRGAALDVHESEPFSFSQGPLKDAPNLICTPHAAWYSEQASLEMREEAAREIRRAVTGRIPDSLKNCVNKEFLTQNNHWAGVDPATVHPELNGAYRYPPGVVNLPSGGLPPPVEGIVPSAVPIAHTLPPAVTHPPHAPSPGQNTVKPPEGDREQHPNDQL
- the LOC100694320 gene encoding C-terminal-binding protein 1 isoform X1, which produces MLHLPYAHTHTPPPSFGTQWKSGHTERKVMQGIRPPIMNGPMHPRPLVALLDGRDCTVEMPILKDVATVAFCDAQSTQEIHEKVLNEAVGALMYHTITLMREDLEKFKALRIIVRIGSGYDNIDIKSAGELGIAVCNMPAASVEETADSTLCHILTLYRRTTWLHQALREGTRVQSVEQIREVASGAARIRGETLGLIGLGRVGQAVALRAKAFGFSVIFYDPYLADGVERSLGLQRVTTLQDLLFHSDCVSLHCSLNEHNHHLINDFTIKQMRQGAFLVNTARGGLVDEKALAQALKEGRIRGAALDVHESEPFSFSQGPLKDAPNLICTPHAAWYSEQASLEMREEAAREIRRAVTGRIPDSLKNCVNKEFLTQNNHWAGVDPATVHPELNGAYRFYSLPISVTSRYPPGVVNLPSGGLPPPVEGIVPSAVPIAHTLPPAVTHPPHAPSPGQNTVKPPEGDREQHPNDQL
- the LOC100694320 gene encoding C-terminal-binding protein 1 isoform X4; translation: MGSSHLLNKGMPLGIRPPIMNGPMHPRPLVALLDGRDCTVEMPILKDVATVAFCDAQSTQEIHEKVLNEAVGALMYHTITLMREDLEKFKALRIIVRIGSGYDNIDIKSAGELGIAVCNMPAASVEETADSTLCHILTLYRRTTWLHQALREGTRVQSVEQIREVASGAARIRGETLGLIGLGRVGQAVALRAKAFGFSVIFYDPYLADGVERSLGLQRVTTLQDLLFHSDCVSLHCSLNEHNHHLINDFTIKQMRQGAFLVNTARGGLVDEKALAQALKEGRIRGAALDVHESEPFSFSQGPLKDAPNLICTPHAAWYSEQASLEMREEAAREIRRAVTGRIPDSLKNCVNKEFLTQNNHWAGVDPATVHPELNGAYRYPPGVVNLPSGGLPPPVEGIVPSAVPIAHTLPPAVTHPPHAPSPGQNTVKPPEGDREQHPNDQL